Below is a genomic region from Hevea brasiliensis isolate MT/VB/25A 57/8 chromosome 3, ASM3005281v1, whole genome shotgun sequence.
ATGACAGAAAGTGTTGTTCATTTATTGGATTAGTATAATTATCATCGTTCCTCTTAACAGGAAAGTAAACAGTAAATGAATCACAACTTAAAGCTATTTTAGATTCAATTACATACTATCTGAATTTCTTATATACAAATCAGATTAAATATTCAACTTTGTTATCATTAAGTTGTATTTAGATGTATGCATATGAatttcaaaatttggatttgaaatttaaaatttaaatttaaatttaaaatttttttatttaactagtataaaaaatttcaaattttgaatttgaaaTTTGTTATTTGAATGGTTAAATAACCATGTAtttgaatttataataaatttagtaTTGAGAATTTAATCTTCACTTATTCGAATTCGATTTTATTTGATGGGAACCCAAGTCCTCTGTAAATGAACTGTACAAACATGAGAAGGAAGAACAGCAGTCGGTGCAGGGTGCTCGTGCTTCCGTCTGCAGAGATCTACCATGGAACGGCCACCAGTTTTCAACGTGCACGGACGCGAACTAGTATAGTTCAAGTGCACATGATGATGTTAGAGGGTGTATGTTTTACTTTACAGACTGCTTAAATCAAATTACAGGttttagaaataaatttatttatttgtttataatattttttgaacttattaaattaaaagaaaaattagaggggattaattttttattttagtactTATAAGTATAATATTTATGTaagtttaaataaatattttattttattatattattctcatttaatttttaaaattttattataaaattcattcaatatctttttaataattttaataataaatatatttatatctaaTTCTTTACTTAAACACATAAATAACTTATcagttatttataaatattttaaactaAATATATAATCActtttaaatacttataaatttaaattaatttataaatactgTAAGTAAAAAACTCTCTCAATTAGTTAGGGAGAATGATAAAACTTAAaagattaatattattattttaaaaatctaatttttaaGCGGTAACATAACAGAAAGAATTTAAGCTAAATTCAAATCAATTTCCTTTTGGGATATCCAAATAATGTATGAGTGCCAAATCCAATCTCCCCATCCAAACACAAAAGAAACGCTATTTCCACTATTTTCATCTAATTAAACTCTATCGTAACTCAATAAATGAATTTTTTATTGAaacaaaaatgaattttttttttagataaataaAATCTCTCAAATCATATATATGACATTGTATTAATAGATAATCCATAATAATTGAAACAAGAATATTCTCCCAAGAGAGGGATATTTTCTCTTAACTGTAAGGATCGCTATTCTTCTCGGACTAAGCGAGTTTCAATGCTTTTTCATCAGCTTCCCCTGCCTTTGGGTAAGGAAGGTCTCTAGATGCTGGTTTTTTCTAGTTTTGGCCTGATCGAGGGACAACCTCATCCAAATGGATCAATTTGTATATGGGTTTAGTGTAGTTTGGGTTGATCTCTTTGCATGCATATGATCTTTAGTGAGAGAGCATGTTTAATGACCTACTCTTGCTAGTGAAGGTTAGAATGGCCTTGGTGGAAGGATGGGCATGCTCTCTACAATGAGTGGGTCTCTTTGCTTTGACTATAATTCATATCTGGAATCTACTTCCACATCAAAATTGGGAAGGTCTTTCCATTTGACTTTACGTGTCAGCGAGCCTTGCAGTAGGCTTAATTGTCATAGTCAAGTTTAGCTTATGTGTTTGATGTGCGACTTTGTGTTTCTTGCGCTGCTGGCAAAAGATGCTGACTCCGACATTTAGGTCGGAAATGATTGTTCTGTGAGTTGGCTTGGGTTGTGAATATGGGTTGGACCTATTGTCATCTCTGTTGTTggctttccttttatttttttcatttttaagacTCTGTAAGTTTGTATGTGCGCCCATGGGCTTTTTAATACAATTTGGATATTAATGCTTCTTTTGcaaaaaataacttaaataatatttttttaaaaattaattttcataaaaatattttttattatttaattataatatataaatatttttacatttcaaTCAAAATGAgaatttagttttatttttaattaaaaaaatattttttattaatttattttttttaatattttaaatattataagatattaaaatatatatatttttttaaaaatatctcgtataaaataaatgaagaagaaaaaaaactcATTATTTGGACATGAATTTTCAGCCATCAACTGTCAAATTTAGAAAGCTAACTGACTTTGGCTAACCTATTTCTagctggcaaaaaaaaaaaagagttactcATCTGTACCTGCCCCGTTTTTGAGATAAATTCAACCTCTTCTCTCTCATGTCTCGCATGTTATTTCGTCACTGCTAAGATCACTATCACTCTCAGCAACTCTATATAATGATCACTCTAGAGCTTATCCACTTACCATCTCATCGCTCTCCCAACACAATAACCCTTTGCCAGTTCTCCACACAAGAACTCACACCAACCAATGGCTGCTATTGCGTAAGAATCTCTACTTTCTCTCCAATTCCTCTTCTTTGCtgatttctctaattttttttctttctttctttctttacagtTTGGACAAGAGCGTGCCGGAGAAATTACCTCCGGTGCTGGATCCTACTGCAGAGCAACCTCCACTCTTCGATGGAACCATaaggttttatttttttattaaaataatctgCCTTTGCTGCTAATCTCAATTTTTTATTCTTTATAAGTCACATGGAAATAGGGATTTGTTTTTGGCTGTATTTACTGCTTTTCCCCCCTCTACACGTGAAGGTTGTATGTCGCCTACATATGTCCATATGCACAGCGAGTGTGGATCATCAGGAACTATAAGGTTGGTTAATCTTTTTTCTCCATTGGGTTGTCCGCTTTTTAAAGGCTTCTTAAATTTTTAAGTGTGTCTGTGTGGAGCAGGGATTACAAGACAAGATCAAGCTGATTCCTCTCAATCTTCAAAGTAGGCCTGCTTGGTATGGAGAGAAAGTTTACCCTCCCAATAAGGTCTGAATAATCTGTATAAATCATACATTTTCTTTTTCATGAATCATTTAAGTTTAGCTGCAATTGACCTGTTGTTGTTATATTTCTCCTGTGGAAAATGTAAGTATTCATGAGGCGTTTAAATAAAAGAACCATCGATTCTGCTTTATTATGATCTATGACTCTTGAGAAGCATTAAGGCCATGTTTAGTTTGGCTTAGCTGCATTCCTGGAATCTGCCATTGTTTTTGGACTTAAAAAGATTTTGTATCAGTTAAAAAATTTGTGCTAATTCAGTAAACTGCAATTTTCTTCAACTTTATCTACTTATGCtaattgcatattattgttgatgAGGATGAGAAGCTGTTCCTAGTTTTCTTGGTTGATATTGGAATCTTCCTTGTAGGTGCCATCTTTGGAACACAATGGAAAAATCATTGGGGAGAGTCTTGATTTGATTAAATACCTTGATAGCAACTTTGAAGGGCAATCTCTTCTTCCTGAAGTAAGATGTGCAGAATTATGATGAAAAGCCGCATTCTGTGTCTGTGTATGTTTGTGTGGAAGGACTAAATTAATGCTCTAAATTACTGCAGGATCCTGCTAAAAGGGAATTCGCTGAAGAGTTACTTGCCTATTCTGATACATTCAACAAAATTGTGTTTACTTCATTTAAGGGCGATCCAACCAAAGAAGCTGGTTAGCTGTGGAACTtgcagtgttttttttttttttttaggtacctTTCCATGTGTAAAATGTCTAACTGAAGTCACTAACTTGCTCTAGGTCCTGCTTTTGATTACTTGGAAAATGCTCTTCACAAATTTGATGATGGGCCATTCTTGCTTGGCCAATTCAGTTTGGTAAGCTGCATTCTCAATTTTTTGTTGATATTTTTTCCTAACTAACGTATTAAATATTGAtcatttttaatttgcaatttggAAATGAGTGTCATTGTTAAATTATTGTCATAACATTATTTGATTGTTCTTCTTTTGACTTTGGATAAATTTGTGTGTTCTTCAGGTAGATATAGCCTATATTCCCTTTGTTGAAAGATTCCACGTCTTCTTATTAGAGGTATTCAAATATGATATCATCGCAGGCAGGCCTAAACTTGAAGCTTGGATTGAGGTATGATTGATTTATTTCTATTCATGCTTAAGATACTCTGTTTAAAAGGTATTCATTCCCTATTAGAATAATTATATTTTGAGATCTTCTTCTAGTGTTCTAATTCTTTCGCTCTTACATTTCCTCTTCCTTGGCAAGCTTCCCCCTCACATGCGCACATAATCATCCACCTTCTCTGGTTCAAGACACCCTTTACTCGTAACTAAGTATTTTGGCCCATTTTCTTATCTGAGTTTAATCAAGTCCAACTCTTAAGCTTTTGAGCAAGCATTCGCTATTGCGCAACTTATTGTTAGAGCTAAAACTGAAAGTATTCCTTTATTTTTATCTTGAACAAGGATTTGGGAAATAAACTGGTGATGGTTATTGGGCCTGAAGTTTAATTGCTAATCCATAACTTTCCTTTTCACAAAATCTGTGTGCAGGAGATAAACAAGATTGAGGCTTACAAGCAGACGAAAATAGATCCTAAAGAGAATGTTGAAGCATTCAAGAAGCGCTTTCTGGTGAACACCTAATCTCAATATGATCATGACATAGTAGTAATTTGCTTAAATTCATTGCAGTTGCAACAAAAGAGCTGACATCTTCAATGTGTTTGCTCATTTGCAGGCTCGGTAATGTGCTAGATAGTGGTGGTTTTACTTATAGACTGAATAAGGGACTTGATGTCTCCTACATAATTTATCTTGCTTGAATAAAACATTTCGTGTATTAGTTTTGTAAGGATCAAACTCGTGTTAGTAATGTATTGATGAACAGTGCCAGTATGTGTCTCGACTCTTGATTGAATGAATAAAAATCAAACTAATTTAGTGATGTGTTTATGTGTTAATCTTACTTGTTTGAGTTACTTTCAGTAATTAAACTATTAATCTTTCATGTTTGTTATTCAAGAATCTTTAGTTTAGGAGCATTGAGAATATGAGTATATGTATGATTCCGTCGATCGTTGATGGAAGCATCATGGCCATTATAGTGACAAAAATGCTTTTCGTAGTGGCACTGAAGTATATATTCTAAGCTCTTGAACCGTTGCACAAAAGAGCAACCTATGAATGCTATTACTAGCTAGCCATTGAACTTTGTATTTGAGCTTCTTAAAATGTTCAACAACGAAATGTTGGATGTCATTTTTCTGCATCGTATAACAGTTCCTATTTTAGAAACGATTCCAAGTCTTTCTTTCAGTTCCTATATATATTTGCATTACATTATTAGATGAAAAAGAAATGACTGACAAGCTTATTGGGTGGGAAGCATGTCTGATATTCCTGGAAGATTAAAAAATTGCAGATGTGGGATAACACAAACAGCTTCAGTGATTAAACAAGAACAAAGAAAGAATTAcagaaacagaaaaaaaaaaaaaataaaaataaaaaataaaaatcctaAGAACAACTACAATCTCTCTCTTTCATTTATACAGTTCTAAAGAGTATGAGGTCCAACTTTACTACAATGAGCTAGCCTCAATTATGGCCATCACATTAACTAAATGTATGGTGGAAGTTTGTTTTAAAGTGTGATATGAAGCAAGAGAGGAAGATAAATACATGGTTGACTCACAACCCACCGGCTCAAGCTTTCAGTTTAAACTGCAATGCCTAAGTTGGGCCTTTGATGTTTTTTTCTCTTATTCTACCAAGCCCAATTCCTAGATTTGGTATGATAGCCTATCGGACTATTCATGGAGCTCATGCTCAGCTTTAGATTGACATGGTGAGAATGTGAATTCTCCTAATTATCCCATTCAAAGGCACTTGCACACTCTACACATATTGGATTTTTAGCTCAAGGGAAGGCTATATGTTACGCCACTCACTGTGAGCATTTCGCTGTCTACGCTGACTCATGTATATGCGGGCAAAGAACCCAACAAAAACAAGGAGGATTCTTAAAACTTATTTCTCAAGAATAATGCGGAAGCTTTAACAACTGCAGGGGTTTCTTACCCAAGCAGCAAGATTATGCTCCCCTGTAGCTTCTGAACTGTCAATTGCCTTCCGGCCAGTATTGATTTCCAAAAGAACAACCCCATAGTTATAAATATCTGATTTAAGAGACAGCTGACCTGTCATTGCATATTATGGAGCACAGTATCCATAGGCGCCCATGACTCTAGTGTATGCATGGGTGTTATCTCCAACAGGCCCAAGTTTAACCAGTAATGAAACTAAAACCACAATTATTGACATCTAACAAGCAAATAACAATCAGAAACTGAGCTGGATTTTTGCGATGAAGcaaagaaaacaaagaaattCTAAGCATTACTATCCATGTCCAGCAAAGATGCTTAAAAATAATCCATCGCTCAGATTAGGAATTGACATCTTACATATGATCTATTATGATATTTCAGAAATCACCAACACATTAGATgtgtgaaaacccatatacaattattatttattattattttattttaattagttaacaataatttaatatatttataaaaaaatatatatattttattagatggtctacttatttatttttagatatatatattatttttaaaattaaatatatatctacaatctgaacaacccagttcaataataactctatttctattctacacctaatagaactcttgaaatatatatataccctaatcatcttttctgctaaactttgctctcaaaacctgtttgtcacctccttttcctaccaaatactctcaacaagtACTTTCATAatcttttaattattgttatacgtacatatataaaataatttgatgTGCGcagataattcttaaatttttatttctcaatttaTTACCTTTgattatattttcaaaataaaaattatcgttCTTTgatcaataatgggtgaatttgattttattctcTCCTTACAACTActctataaatttattttcttttctttgactatTGGTACTGAATtggtttaataataattaatgtgagacaataactttaaatatatatatatagttggctTCTATGCTTGAAGCGTGCGTCCTGCGTCCCTG
It encodes:
- the LOC110655008 gene encoding glutathione S-transferase L3 isoform X2, giving the protein MAAIALDKSVPEKLPPVLDPTAEQPPLFDGTIRLYVAYICPYAQRVWIIRNYKGLQDKIKLIPLNLQSRPAWYGEKVYPPNKVPSLEHNGKIIGESLDLIKYLDSNFEGQSLLPEDPAKREFAEELLAYSDTFNKIVFTSFKGDPTKEAGPAFDYLENALHKFDDGPFLLGQFSLVDIAYIPFVERFHVFLLEVFKYDIIAGRPKLEAWIEEINKIEAYKQTKIDPKENVEAFKKRFLAR
- the LOC110655008 gene encoding glutathione S-transferase L3 isoform X1, coding for MAAIALDKSVPEKLPPVLDPTAEQPPLFDGTIRLYVAYICPYAQRVWIIRNYKGLQDKIKLIPLNLQSRPAWYGEKVYPPNKVPSLEHNGKIIGESLDLIKYLDSNFEGQSLLPEDPAKREFAEELLAYSDTFNKIVFTSFKGDPTKEAGPAFDYLENALHKFDDGPFLLGQFSLVDIAYIPFVERFHVFLLEVFKYDIIAGRPKLEAWIEEINKIEAYKQTKIDPKENVEAFKKRFLVNT